Genomic segment of Triticum aestivum cultivar Chinese Spring chromosome 6A, IWGSC CS RefSeq v2.1, whole genome shotgun sequence:
GTAGCATCTGGCGGCGCATCCTTCTCGTCGTACACCACATCATCAAGATCCTCCTCCCGCAGGCCAAGCTTGGCCATCATCCTTTCCACTTCAGTAGCAGTGTTCGGTCCAGAAGACCCAGATCCATTTGCCGCCATAATCAAAAAAACTTGCCCGAGGAAACTCACATCGGGCGATAAGCTTGGGGGAACCCTATCTCTCTTTTCTTCCCAGGACACCGATCAAGGCCTCGCGGCCCTAATCCTTTAGTCAAGGGAGATCGGAGCAAGGAAGGTCAAGAAACTCGGCGGCAGCGGCAGTAAAATCGGAGCCCACGTCCACAACGAAAACAACTGGCCCATCTTCCTTTAGcaagcccagcccagcccagcccaacTCGCGTATAGACTTGAGCCCAAAATGAGCCCATCGGGTGACAGTAAAATCGCTCACCTTTTTCTTCCAGGAGGGGAGGTCTGGACTCTGGACTGAGCAGTTGGTTCGCTGCTGCAAATTGTGCCGCTCACGCCGACGAGCATCTCTTCCCACCGTCGCCTCAATCTCCGGTGCCAGGTTCGGATCGATCGACCCCTCCCCCCCTTCTCCTCCCCGTTTCAGTCTGCGCGCCGGCGCCTGCTTCTCGTAGATCTGGGGCGGCCTTAGCTCGCGGGTTCGTGCCTACGCCGTTCCTGTTTACCCActcgcatggcggcggcggcgtagatCTGCTCGCCCGAGGCGCTCCCGTGCCACGATTCGGGAGTGGTTTTTGATTCTAGGGTCGAGCCGAGCAAATGTTTGAGCGACGCTGGGAGCAGCTCCAGTGCCACTGTTCAAGATTTGTCGCTGATTTAGTTTCTTATAAGAACTCGTTTGCTGATCTAGGTGGCACGTGCTTAGCCATCCATGCTTCTAACTCGCGCACGTTAGATTTAGCCTTTGCATTTGGCATGCCTGATTGGCGCAATGCAAGATGCGCCGTTACCGCTGATGGATGCCGCCTTTTCCTAGTTTCCCGAGGTTTTGTTTGCGAGCATCTCCCTGGGGCATGGGCATTTTATTTCTATTCTCTCTGGCAGAAATTCCCCAAATATGTTTGTTGTCTGTTTGCTTATTATTGTTTCATGATGGATGGTAAAAGAACGACTATGAATTGGTTTATTATTTCATCTAGCACCTTTGGCCAGACATTCTTTCATTCTGAAGTAGGCGTATGTTATGCTGCTTACAGAGAAATATCAAGTTATCAACTAGCCATATTGTAGTCTTGTGATCAATGGAAGCCCCTCAGCAAGCTCCGTGATTGGCCTGCCAACGGCACCTTGATGAGGAGCTACAAGGACCTTGCTGCCAGTCTTATTTTACTCTCTGATCCTCCTTGAGGCTTAGCTTATCCTGGGCGTGTTTTGTGCTCTTGCCCCAGCATGGCCTTTTTTTTTAACCCTGTTTGAACCTTTCTTTGCTGTTGAACTTCCGTGCTCGGATGAACTTGGTTGTGTGTGGTCGTTTGCTTTATTTATCGATAAAGCGGGGCAATAGCCTTTTTTGGTAGTCTTATGTTTATTTGGTGCTGATGTATTTGCTTGGCATATGACCTATAGGCTATAGTTAGAGGAACTGACTGTTGATGTTCTTCCTTTTGGTTTCAGGTGTTAGGCAGAGGTTGCTGGGAACTGGCAATCATGGCCAAGGGCTGGATATTCTCTGCTTTGCTGGTGCTGTTTCTTGTGATGGCTCCTGCTTGTGAGGCGTTCTACTTGCCAGGTAGTTACATGCACACGTACCGGCAAGGCGAGGAGATAGGAGCAAAGGTGAACTCGCTCACATCCATCGAGACAGAACTGCCTTTCAGCTACTACAGCCTCCCATACTGCCGTCCTAAGGGTGGGATAAAGAAGAGTGCTGAAAATCTGGGGGAGCTCCTTATGGGTGACCAGATTGATAATTCCCCTTACCGTTTCCATGTCAATGTCAATGAATCGCTCTACCTGTGTACCACGAGCCCACTTGATGAGGATGATGTGAAGCTCCTCAAGCAGCGAAGCCAGGACCTCTACCAGGTGAACATGATTCTTGACAATCTTCCTGTGAGGAGGTTTACCGAGCAGAATGGAATGACCATTCAGTGGACAGGCTATCCAGTTGGTTATACCCCAGAAGGTACCTCCGATGTCTACATCATTAATCACCTGAAATTTAAAGTCTTGGTCCATAAGTATGAAGGAGGTAAAGTGAGGGTCGTTGGAACTGGGGAAGGAATGGAAGTGATCTCAGAATCTGACACTGACACTGATGCCAAGTCTGGGTATGAGATAGTGGGATTTGAGGTTGTCCCATGCAGTGTGAAGCGTGATCCTGAAGCCATGTCGAAGCTTACGATGTATGAAAAGGTTGATTCTGTGAGCTGCCCTGTGGAGTTGGAGAAATCTCAAATGATCAGGGAGAAGGAGCAGATTACTTTTACATACGAGGTTGAATTTGTAAACAGTGACATCAGATGGCCATCACGGTGGGATGCATACCTGAAGATGGAGGGTGCGAAAATTCACTGGTTCTCAATTATGAACTCGTTGATGGTAATACTGTTCTTGGCTGGCATTGTTTTTGTCATATTATTGCGGACAGTGAGGAGGGACTTGACTAGATATGAGGAGCTGGATAAGGAGTCCCAAGCTCAGATGAATGAGGAGCTCTCTGGGTGGAAGCTGGTTGTTGGAGATGTTTTCAGAGAGCCAACCTCATCAAAGCTGTTCTGTGTTATGATTGGTGACGGAGTACAAATTCTGGGTATGGCGATTGTCACCATTTTCTTTGCCACCTTTGGATTCATGTCTCCTGCGTCTAGAGGAATGCTGTTAACAGGGATGATATTCCTTTATATGCTACTTGGAATTTTGGCCGGATATGCTGCTGTCAGGCTCTGGAGGACTGTAAAAGGAACTTCTGAGGGATGGAGGTCTGTCTCCTGGTCAACTGCCTGTTTCTTCCCTGGCATTGTCTTCATTGTCCTCACTGTATTGAACTTCATGCTGTGGTCAAGAAATAGTACTGGAGCCCTTCCCATTTCACTTTTCTTCACTCTTCTCTCCTTGTGGTTCTGTATCTCGGTGCCACTTACCCTTCTAGGTGGTTTCCTTGGAACAAGGGCTGAGCCAATTGAATTCCCCGTTCGAACCAATCAAATACCAAGAGAAATCCCTTCAAAAAATTACTCATGGCTCCTCATATTTGGTGCTGGAACTCTACCTTTCGGAACACTCTTCATTGAGCTCTTCTTCATTCTCTCAAGCATCTGGCTCGGAAGGTTCTATTATGTGTTTGGGTTCCTCCTTGTTGTGCTCCTTCTGCTGGTTGTGGTATGCGCTGAGGTATCTGTTGTTCTTACGTACATGCACCTCTGTGCTGAggactggaggtggtggtggaaagCTTTCTTTGCCTCTGGAGCAGTGGCATTTTATGTGTTCCTCTACTCTATCAACTACTTGGTGTTTGATCTGAGAAGCTTGAGTGGGCCAGTTTCTGCTACGCTCTATATTGGATACGCTTTCATTGTCTCTCTTGCCATCATGCTAGCTACTGGGACTGTTGGGTTCCTGACATCATTCTCTTTTGTTCACTACCTTTTCTCGAATGTCAAGATTGATTGAAGGCAAATCTCCAAGGAGTCAAGGACTGTACACAGTGCTTTGATCTGGCATCGGAAGGCCATCTACACGGTTGTGCCATTCTTAATGTAGCATATTACTGAGAGTCTTGATACTGTTGTACTACGATACATCTGGTATGTTCTAGTAGATGTGATTTTTAAGCTTGTAATATTTTCTCTTCTCTTTGCTGCAACATTCGTTGATGCAAATGTTCTCTTAAAATCATGAATTTTGCCACGCCCTTGCACCTTGTGCAATTGTTTGTTCCATTTTTCTCTTTTCCAAGATAGGTTTGTCACGGGAGATTTATTTTTATCTATGCAGTGTAATAGATCTGTGCAAAATTGTGTTTCTCATGGACGCTAGTTTTTGCTTTTCTGACTTGGGTATTTGCCCAAGATTCTGTATGTCATAATCCAGCCTTTCCTAATTAGGCATGGTAATTATAGGTGAAGTGCTTTATGTTATTATTCCTTTTTGACTGTCAGTGGCATGTTCTAGTTACTCCAGCTTTCATTAGGTTGCTCCTCTGTTCAGTCACTTTACTTGAGTTAAAGTTGATTCTGAAATCTGTATGACAGTTCCATTATTCTGAAGTTCACTTTACTTGATGCTTTCGCATATCGCACCATAATTTCGACGGTTCTATGCCCATATCGCCCCGTTTCTTTTCCCCCCTTTTCGCTGATGCATAATGTTCAAAGGTAGGTAGTGTTGGAGTATGATGTCCGACCCTCTCCcatagttcggacttttggatgagttggctggagcatgaattcaatagttAGTCCTGAGAACACTACTCGGTACCGCATTAATGAAATCTGATGTGCAGATATTGCCTAGTTATTTGCTTGAATCTAGAGCATCTCAGTGCAATCTTTGTTGGCTACTAGTAATAATAGTCTAATAGGTAGTGGTACTAGTAAACCATTTGTGCTTACCCGTGACAGTGAAATGGCGGATGTATCTCTTTTTGCCTTGCAAAAAGAACATGGGAGGCGCTGTcagaaaaacgtcttacattttgagaTAGAGGGATTATACGGTTGGGTGGCTCCAAGGAGATTTGGCACACACCATCCAGGATCCTTGGTCACTCGCCCTTCACCATTTTCTGTACCTATAGCAGTTGAAACTTCAGTTCACCTGGAAGGTGATTCGCTTTATTCAGTGACCGGTGGTGTTGATCTAGTGAACTTTTGCCTTGTTTTCGTCTGGAAGGAGGTCGCATTCGTTGCTGTTTGTGTTGCTGCTGCACCGAATTGTTTCCCCCTTTGACGTTGTGCTGTTCCTCTCAGTCACACCCATCCGAACAAACTGAACCAAACTGCACCAGAAACCTGACGCCGATGCGTGCAGCTATAATTCAGTTTCACACGTCCATCATCTTCCACCACAGTCCTGCTCCTCCTGTACTTGGTTACGCTCCCCTGCAACTTCAGAGTTACATCGATCAGAGTAAGGGCCATATGTACTGAAATCCTAGTAGTACATGACAAAGTTTGGCATGTGGATGCTCCTTGCCTTCGATGCATACTGTTGCCGGTCTTTCTGACAAGCGTGACTAGGTAGTGTTCTCTCCAAGGAACGTGCTCCTTTTTCTTCCTGAAGGCAACGTGTCCCTTTTCGTGCGTCGTGCTCATGCAGCGCAGCTCACCCTCCTCCCATTTTTCTAAAAAATAATGGAAACTTCGTTTTCATCGGTGGATCGTCGTCGGTTCGTTCGTCGGTTGATGTCGCGGCTTCTTCACACCAACCCGGCCCCTT
This window contains:
- the LOC123128228 gene encoding transmembrane 9 superfamily member 12; this translates as MAKGWIFSALLVLFLVMAPACEAFYLPGSYMHTYRQGEEIGAKVNSLTSIETELPFSYYSLPYCRPKGGIKKSAENLGELLMGDQIDNSPYRFHVNVNESLYLCTTSPLDEDDVKLLKQRSQDLYQVNMILDNLPVRRFTEQNGMTIQWTGYPVGYTPEGTSDVYIINHLKFKVLVHKYEGGKVRVVGTGEGMEVISESDTDTDAKSGYEIVGFEVVPCSVKRDPEAMSKLTMYEKVDSVSCPVELEKSQMIREKEQITFTYEVEFVNSDIRWPSRWDAYLKMEGAKIHWFSIMNSLMVILFLAGIVFVILLRTVRRDLTRYEELDKESQAQMNEELSGWKLVVGDVFREPTSSKLFCVMIGDGVQILGMAIVTIFFATFGFMSPASRGMLLTGMIFLYMLLGILAGYAAVRLWRTVKGTSEGWRSVSWSTACFFPGIVFIVLTVLNFMLWSRNSTGALPISLFFTLLSLWFCISVPLTLLGGFLGTRAEPIEFPVRTNQIPREIPSKNYSWLLIFGAGTLPFGTLFIELFFILSSIWLGRFYYVFGFLLVVLLLLVVVCAEVSVVLTYMHLCAEDWRWWWKAFFASGAVAFYVFLYSINYLVFDLRSLSGPVSATLYIGYAFIVSLAIMLATGTVGFLTSFSFVHYLFSNVKID